A genomic region of Candidatus Rokuibacteriota bacterium contains the following coding sequences:
- a CDS encoding NADH-quinone oxidoreductase subunit C, giving the protein MTRLSELREALTDRLADRVAELRVVRGNELHCSVRALDVAALAALLRSGFGAELVFMAAADRRADRGVFEVHYLFTPEREPWFLHATAAVPADAPALGSLATFHYPASRFEREIYDLFGIAAEGHPDPRPLVRHGFWPADYFPLRKDAGRREFSDDGQAFPFTEVGGEGVYEIPVGPVHAGVIEPGHFRFSVVGETIIDMKARLYFTHKGTEKLFEGRQPAAGVELAERISGDTTVGHSLAFCQALEAAAGVAVPARAAYLRVVLLEMERLYNHVADVGMIANDTGYAVAHSHCFRIRERLLRLNKRLTGNRLLRGGIVPGGVGADLPAGLDLVAEVEAALRDFEEIVGLTLENTLVMDRLEGTGRLTTRTARDHGVLGYVARASGIDADVRRDHPFAAYASLSFRVPVLDSGDVKARTLVRIEEARESVTLIRQAVARLPRGPLAAPLGALPAFAPAFSMVEGWRGAIIHWVMAGADGRLWRVKILDPSFLNWRPLSYALLKNIVPDFPLCNKSFNQSYSGNDL; this is encoded by the coding sequence ATGACCCGTCTGTCCGAGCTCAGGGAGGCGCTGACCGACCGGCTCGCCGATCGCGTGGCCGAGCTGCGCGTGGTGCGCGGCAACGAGCTGCACTGCTCGGTCCGCGCACTCGACGTCGCCGCCCTGGCCGCCCTGCTCCGCAGCGGGTTCGGCGCCGAGCTGGTCTTCATGGCCGCCGCGGACCGGCGCGCGGACCGCGGGGTCTTCGAGGTCCATTACCTCTTCACGCCCGAGCGGGAACCCTGGTTCCTCCACGCCACCGCCGCCGTGCCCGCCGACGCCCCCGCGCTCGGCTCGCTCGCCACGTTCCACTATCCGGCCTCGCGCTTCGAGCGCGAGATCTACGATCTCTTCGGCATCGCGGCCGAGGGCCACCCCGACCCCCGGCCGCTCGTGCGCCACGGCTTCTGGCCGGCGGATTACTTCCCGCTCCGGAAAGATGCCGGCCGGCGCGAGTTCAGCGACGACGGGCAGGCCTTCCCCTTCACCGAGGTGGGCGGTGAGGGCGTGTACGAGATCCCCGTGGGGCCGGTCCACGCCGGCGTGATCGAGCCGGGCCATTTCCGGTTCAGCGTCGTGGGCGAGACGATCATCGACATGAAGGCCCGGCTCTACTTCACCCACAAGGGCACCGAGAAGCTCTTCGAGGGCCGGCAGCCCGCCGCCGGGGTGGAGCTGGCCGAGCGCATCTCGGGCGACACCACCGTGGGCCACTCGCTCGCCTTTTGCCAGGCGCTGGAGGCGGCGGCCGGGGTGGCCGTGCCGGCGCGCGCCGCATACCTGCGCGTCGTGCTCCTGGAGATGGAGCGGCTCTACAACCACGTGGCCGACGTCGGCATGATCGCCAACGACACGGGGTATGCGGTGGCGCACTCCCACTGCTTCCGGATCCGGGAGCGGCTCCTGCGGCTGAACAAGCGGCTGACCGGGAACCGGCTCCTCCGCGGCGGCATCGTCCCCGGCGGCGTCGGCGCGGACCTGCCGGCGGGGCTGGACCTGGTGGCCGAGGTGGAGGCCGCCCTGCGCGACTTCGAGGAGATCGTCGGGCTGACCCTCGAGAACACGCTGGTCATGGACCGGCTCGAGGGCACCGGCCGCCTGACCACCCGGACCGCTCGCGACCACGGCGTCCTCGGCTACGTCGCGCGCGCCTCCGGGATCGACGCCGATGTCCGCCGGGACCACCCGTTCGCCGCCTACGCCAGCCTCTCCTTCCGCGTGCCCGTCCTCGACTCCGGGGACGTCAAGGCCCGGACCCTGGTGCGGATCGAGGAAGCGCGCGAGTCGGTCACGCTGATCCGCCAGGCGGTGGCACGGTTGCCGCGGGGGCCGCTGGCCGCCCCCCTGGGCGCGCTGCCCGCCTTCGCGCCCGCCTTCTCCATGGTCGAGGGGTGGCGCGGCGCCATCATCCACTGGGTCATGGCGGGCGCCGACGGGAGGCTCTGGCGTGTCAAGATCCTCGACCCGTCGTTCCTCAACTGGCGGCCCCTGTCCTACGCCCTGCTGAAGAACATCGTCCCGGACTTCCCGCTCTGCAACAAGTCCTTCAACCAGTCCTACTCGGGCAACGACCTGTGA
- a CDS encoding aminotransferase class V-fold PLP-dependent enzyme, translated as MSRPGRPFLQIPGPTLVPERIVRAMSESIIDHRGPRFAALVSECLEGLKGVFQTERGHIVLYPGSGTGAWEAALVNTLSPGDRVLACVNGHFSTGFARVAAAYGIEVDRLEVPYGDGIPAAEVERRLREDGTQQIRAVLAVHNETSTGATSDIAALRLAMDAARHPALLLVDTVSSLAAIDFGMDEWSVDVALTGPQKGLMLPPGMAILAVSDKALAAGEKARCPRSYWDWAPVLERNRIGEFPYTPATALLFGLREALLMLGEEGLANVFRRHARLAEACRRAVRGMGLEILCRDPAEQSNTLTAVVMPAGSDSGAYIAHANKALGMSLGVGLGAVKGKVFRIGHLGSLNELELLGGLAGVEMTLRSFGLPVPLGAGLAAAEAYLLETG; from the coding sequence ATGAGCAGGCCCGGGCGGCCGTTCCTGCAGATCCCCGGCCCCACGCTCGTGCCCGAGCGCATCGTGCGGGCCATGTCCGAGTCCATCATCGACCATCGGGGGCCGCGCTTCGCCGCCCTCGTCAGCGAGTGCCTCGAGGGGCTCAAGGGCGTGTTCCAGACGGAGCGCGGCCACATCGTCCTCTACCCCGGCTCGGGCACGGGGGCGTGGGAGGCGGCGCTGGTCAATACGCTCTCGCCGGGGGACCGCGTGCTCGCCTGCGTCAACGGCCACTTCTCGACGGGCTTCGCCCGGGTGGCCGCCGCCTACGGCATCGAGGTGGACAGGCTCGAGGTGCCCTATGGCGACGGGATCCCCGCCGCCGAGGTGGAGAGGCGCCTCCGGGAGGACGGGACCCAGCAGATCCGCGCCGTGCTGGCGGTGCACAACGAGACCTCCACGGGCGCCACCTCCGACATCGCCGCCCTCCGGCTGGCCATGGACGCCGCCCGGCACCCCGCGCTCCTGCTCGTCGACACGGTCTCCTCCCTGGCCGCCATCGACTTCGGCATGGACGAGTGGAGCGTGGACGTGGCGCTCACCGGGCCGCAGAAGGGGCTGATGCTCCCGCCAGGGATGGCCATCCTCGCCGTCAGTGACAAGGCGCTCGCCGCCGGCGAGAAGGCCCGCTGCCCCCGCTCCTACTGGGACTGGGCGCCTGTCCTCGAGCGAAACCGGATTGGGGAATTCCCCTACACGCCGGCCACGGCGTTGCTCTTCGGGTTGCGCGAGGCGCTCCTCATGCTCGGCGAGGAGGGGCTCGCGAACGTCTTCCGGCGCCACGCGCGCCTGGCCGAGGCCTGCCGCCGGGCCGTGCGGGGCATGGGGCTCGAGATCCTCTGCCGCGACCCCGCGGAGCAGTCGAACACGCTCACCGCCGTCGTGATGCCGGCAGGCTCGGATTCCGGCGCCTACATCGCCCACGCCAACAAGGCGCTCGGCATGTCTCTCGGCGTGGGCCTCGGGGCCGTCAAGGGGAAAGTCTTCCGTATCGGGCACCTCGGCAGCCTCAACGAGCTCGAGCTCCTGGGTGGGCTCGCCGGCGTGGAGATGACGCTCCGCTCCTTCGGCCTGCCCGTGCCGCTCGGGGCGGGCCTGGCCGCCGCGGAGGCGTACCTGCTGGAGACTGGCTGA
- a CDS encoding NADH-quinone oxidoreductase subunit H, with the protein MGYVLEGAQAALALLLAPGLVGLVRWMKARLQNRRGAPVWQPYRELGKLFRKEVVVSSTASWLFRAAPFVVFASAVAVTFLVPILAVPLPFDGVGDLLVVVYLLLLGTFFLSLAGLDPGSPFGGMGASREMTVAALAEPTIALAIFALALGAGSTNLGQIVARTMADPGAALSPGHLLAFGALFIVTLAETGRLPIDNPATHLELTMIHEAMVLEYSGRYLALIEWAAAVKLLIFFSLLGNLFVPWGVSVAFTPAAVAVAVASLLAKLVVLAGAVALLETRIAKLRLFRVPELLSASFVLALLAVTSSFLLR; encoded by the coding sequence ATCGGGTACGTGCTCGAGGGGGCGCAGGCGGCGCTGGCGCTCCTGCTGGCGCCGGGCCTCGTGGGGCTGGTCCGCTGGATGAAGGCGCGGCTGCAGAACCGCCGCGGCGCGCCCGTCTGGCAGCCGTACCGGGAGCTGGGCAAGCTGTTCCGGAAGGAGGTCGTCGTCTCGAGCACCGCGTCCTGGCTCTTCCGGGCGGCGCCCTTCGTCGTCTTCGCGAGCGCCGTGGCGGTCACGTTCCTCGTGCCGATCCTCGCGGTGCCGCTGCCGTTCGACGGGGTCGGCGACCTGCTCGTCGTCGTCTACCTCCTCCTGCTCGGCACCTTCTTCCTGTCCCTCGCCGGACTGGATCCGGGCTCGCCGTTCGGGGGGATGGGCGCCAGCCGCGAGATGACCGTCGCCGCGCTGGCCGAGCCCACCATCGCGCTGGCGATCTTCGCCCTCGCCCTCGGCGCGGGCTCGACCAACCTCGGCCAGATCGTGGCGCGCACCATGGCCGATCCGGGGGCGGCCCTGAGCCCCGGGCACCTGCTCGCCTTCGGCGCCCTCTTCATCGTGACCCTGGCCGAGACCGGGCGGCTCCCCATCGACAACCCGGCCACGCACCTCGAGCTGACGATGATCCACGAGGCGATGGTCCTCGAATACTCGGGGCGCTACCTCGCCCTCATCGAGTGGGCGGCGGCGGTCAAGCTGCTGATCTTCTTCTCCTTGCTCGGCAACCTCTTCGTGCCGTGGGGTGTGTCCGTCGCCTTCACGCCGGCGGCGGTCGCCGTCGCCGTGGCCAGCCTGCTGGCCAAGCTGGTGGTCCTGGCAGGGGCCGTCGCGCTGCTCGAGACGCGCATCGCGAAGCTCCGGCTCTTCCGGGTGCCCGAGCTGCTGAGCGCCTCGTTCGTGCTGGCCCTGCTCGCGGTCACCTCGTCGTTCCTCCTGAGGTAG
- a CDS encoding winged helix-turn-helix transcriptional regulator, whose translation MKQSAPGGQLHVFKAEFFKALAHPVRIRILEILVSGGRSVHELQEALGLDQPTVSQQLAVLRAKNIVETSKEGTGVRYAVRDASLREFLDAARRIFDNQLIGTQTMLRELRREARRR comes from the coding sequence ATGAAGCAGTCGGCACCCGGCGGGCAGCTCCACGTCTTCAAGGCGGAGTTCTTCAAGGCGCTGGCCCACCCGGTGCGCATCCGCATCCTCGAGATCCTCGTCAGCGGCGGACGCAGTGTGCACGAGCTCCAGGAGGCGCTCGGCCTCGACCAGCCCACGGTCTCCCAGCAGCTCGCGGTGCTCAGGGCCAAGAACATCGTCGAGACCTCCAAGGAGGGCACGGGGGTGCGGTACGCCGTGCGTGACGCCTCCCTCCGGGAATTCCTCGACGCCGCCCGCCGCATCTTCGACAACCAGCTCATCGGCACGCAGACGATGCTTCGCGAGCTCCGCCGGGAGGCGCGCCGCCGGTAG
- a CDS encoding hydrogenase 4 subunit F produces the protein MSVFSLLLGPPLASALLAVAVTPYRRFVGWANALLSLLSLGASVALWGHILAGDVPTSGPGEFLRADALSTLLALCVSVVGALAAWLGPGVGGDDGYDGAQARRFRIFGNLFVFTMLFAVTSNNVGFMWIAIEATTITSALLIPLHVTKASVEASWKYILIGSVGIALAFGGTVLSYFDFVNLAGHREGALNWTVLMASASRLHPQVIQLAFVFILVGYGTKAGLAPMHTWLPDAHSEAPAPLSAMMSGVLLAVALYAVIRWEAVANAAVGTRFTDGLFIALGILSLVIGAFSLVIQRNYKRMLAYSSIEHTGLICVGLALGPLGTFAAMLHLLNHTLAKSMMFFLAGRVLQRYRTTEIGRVSGLLTVMPWTGRLFAAGVLAVVGLPPFGLFISEFALFRAGFAAGRPWLMGLVLVLLVVAFVSMIGHLNRMLYGAPAPGVTVGEGNGWPLVPLGVCAAALVVLGLTLPAPLQELLAGIVEIAGR, from the coding sequence ATGAGCGTGTTCAGCCTGCTCCTGGGCCCGCCGCTGGCGAGCGCGCTCCTGGCCGTGGCGGTGACGCCCTACCGGCGTTTCGTCGGATGGGCGAATGCCCTGCTGTCCCTCCTCTCTCTCGGCGCGTCGGTCGCCCTCTGGGGTCACATCCTCGCGGGGGACGTGCCGACCTCGGGCCCCGGGGAGTTCCTGCGGGCCGACGCGCTCTCGACCTTGCTCGCGCTCTGCGTCAGCGTGGTGGGGGCGCTGGCCGCCTGGCTCGGCCCGGGGGTGGGCGGGGACGACGGCTACGACGGGGCCCAGGCCCGGCGGTTCCGCATCTTCGGCAACCTGTTCGTGTTCACGATGCTGTTCGCGGTGACCTCGAACAACGTCGGCTTCATGTGGATCGCCATCGAGGCGACCACGATCACCTCCGCCCTGCTCATCCCGCTCCACGTGACGAAGGCCTCGGTCGAGGCCTCCTGGAAGTACATCCTGATCGGCTCCGTCGGCATCGCCCTGGCGTTCGGGGGGACGGTGCTGAGCTACTTCGACTTCGTCAACCTGGCCGGCCACCGCGAGGGGGCGCTGAACTGGACGGTGCTGATGGCCTCGGCGTCGCGCCTCCACCCGCAGGTGATCCAGCTCGCCTTCGTCTTCATCCTCGTCGGCTACGGCACGAAGGCGGGGCTGGCCCCCATGCACACGTGGCTCCCGGACGCCCACTCGGAGGCGCCCGCGCCCCTGTCCGCGATGATGTCCGGGGTGCTCCTCGCGGTCGCGCTGTACGCGGTGATCCGGTGGGAGGCGGTGGCGAACGCCGCGGTGGGGACGCGGTTCACGGACGGGCTCTTCATCGCCCTCGGCATCCTCTCGCTCGTCATCGGGGCGTTCAGCCTCGTGATCCAGCGGAACTACAAGCGCATGCTCGCGTATTCCAGCATCGAGCACACGGGCCTGATCTGCGTGGGGCTGGCGCTGGGCCCCCTCGGGACCTTCGCCGCGATGCTGCACCTGCTCAACCACACGCTGGCGAAGTCGATGATGTTCTTCCTCGCGGGGCGGGTGCTCCAGCGGTACCGCACCACCGAGATCGGCCGGGTATCCGGCCTCCTCACGGTGATGCCGTGGACGGGCCGCCTGTTCGCGGCCGGGGTGCTGGCCGTCGTCGGCTTGCCCCCCTTCGGCCTGTTCATCTCCGAGTTTGCGCTCTTCCGCGCGGGCTTCGCGGCCGGCCGGCCGTGGCTGATGGGACTCGTCCTGGTCCTGCTCGTCGTGGCGTTCGTCTCCATGATCGGCCATCTCAACCGGATGCTGTACGGCGCGCCGGCGCCGGGCGTCACGGTGGGAGAGGGAAACGGCTGGCCGCTGGTCCCGCTCGGCGTGTGCGCGGCGGCCCTCGTCGTCCTGGGGCTCACGCTGCCCGCCCCGCTGCAGGAGCTGCTGGCGGGGATCGTGGAGATCGCCGGGCGATGA
- the hyfB gene encoding hydrogenase 4 subunit B, with product MAPEQLLVAVTLSAYPAGALAALGVRGAAGRGLVAGCAFLGAVAGLLLGAVCLGAGLAPTVTAPFLPLTGVALRIDGLSAFFLILIGVVGAAVALYGFGYSAAYQGRYSLRRLGALLNVLLLSLTVQVMADNALTFLMTWETMSLAAYLLVLTEHDRPGTVRAATWYLAVTHAGFAALVAMFFLLSAGELTTSFAAMRSVSLAPLVRDAAFVLALVGFGAKAGVVPVHVWLPMAHPVAPSHVSALMSGVVIKMGVYGLLRVTIDLLGGGPPWWGGLVLGVGTVSALLGVLYALMEHDLKRLLAFHSVENIGIIFIGIGAGLMFQSYGLTTLATLGIVGGLYHTINHACFKGLLFLGAGSVLHATGTRNMEELGGLIRRMPRTAFFFLVGACAISALPPLNGFASEWLVFQALLGGSAIPQPEVAVIMPIAVAMLALTSGLAAACFVKAFGITFLAIPRSPEAAHAHEAPPSMQVGMVSLVLMCVGLGLAPFAVVPLLGSSLAGLGGLAPTAVTFTLALPLRVPGTFGQMSAPLLALGLALLLALVPLALWLLGANRRLRVGDTWGCGRIGQTARMEYTATAFAEPLRRIFAELYRPSQDLSIDFHPASKYFVQSIEYRSEIHPWFERVLYARLLQGLRSAATGVRRLQGGSVHLYLVYMTLALLVLLTAARWGR from the coding sequence ATGGCCCCCGAGCAGCTCCTCGTCGCGGTGACCCTGTCGGCGTATCCGGCCGGCGCGCTCGCGGCGCTCGGGGTCCGTGGAGCGGCCGGGCGCGGCCTCGTCGCCGGCTGCGCGTTCCTGGGCGCCGTGGCCGGGCTGCTGCTGGGCGCCGTCTGTCTCGGCGCCGGGCTCGCGCCCACCGTCACCGCTCCGTTCCTGCCGCTGACCGGCGTCGCCCTTCGCATCGACGGCCTGAGCGCGTTCTTCCTCATCCTCATCGGCGTGGTCGGCGCCGCGGTCGCCCTGTACGGCTTCGGCTACTCGGCCGCGTACCAGGGGCGCTACTCCCTCCGCCGGCTGGGCGCGCTGCTGAACGTCCTGCTGCTCTCCCTCACCGTGCAGGTGATGGCCGACAACGCGCTCACCTTCCTCATGACGTGGGAGACCATGTCGCTCGCGGCCTACCTGCTGGTGCTCACGGAGCACGATCGGCCGGGGACGGTCCGGGCCGCCACCTGGTACCTCGCCGTCACGCATGCCGGCTTCGCCGCCCTCGTGGCGATGTTCTTCCTGCTGTCTGCGGGCGAGCTGACGACCTCCTTCGCGGCGATGCGCTCGGTCTCCCTGGCTCCGCTGGTCCGCGACGCGGCCTTCGTGCTGGCGCTGGTCGGCTTCGGCGCCAAGGCGGGCGTCGTCCCGGTGCACGTGTGGCTGCCCATGGCGCATCCGGTCGCCCCGAGCCACGTCTCGGCGCTGATGTCCGGCGTGGTGATCAAGATGGGCGTCTATGGCCTCCTCCGCGTGACGATCGACCTGCTCGGGGGTGGGCCCCCGTGGTGGGGCGGTCTCGTCCTCGGCGTGGGCACCGTCTCGGCGCTCCTCGGGGTGCTCTACGCCCTGATGGAGCACGATCTCAAGCGGCTGCTCGCCTTTCACTCCGTCGAGAACATCGGCATCATCTTCATCGGGATCGGCGCGGGCTTGATGTTCCAGAGCTACGGGCTGACGACGCTCGCCACCCTGGGCATCGTCGGCGGCCTGTATCACACGATCAATCACGCCTGCTTCAAGGGGCTGCTGTTCCTCGGGGCCGGATCGGTGCTCCACGCGACGGGCACGCGCAACATGGAGGAGCTGGGCGGGCTGATCAGGCGGATGCCGCGGACCGCGTTCTTCTTCCTCGTCGGCGCCTGCGCGATCTCGGCACTGCCGCCGCTCAACGGGTTCGCCTCCGAGTGGCTGGTCTTCCAGGCCCTGCTCGGCGGGTCGGCGATCCCCCAGCCGGAGGTCGCGGTGATCATGCCGATCGCGGTGGCCATGCTGGCCCTCACCAGCGGTCTGGCCGCGGCCTGCTTCGTCAAGGCGTTCGGGATCACGTTCCTGGCGATCCCGCGATCTCCGGAAGCCGCGCACGCGCACGAGGCCCCGCCGTCCATGCAGGTCGGGATGGTCTCGCTGGTGCTGATGTGCGTGGGGCTCGGGCTGGCGCCGTTCGCCGTGGTCCCGCTCCTCGGGTCGAGCCTCGCGGGGCTCGGGGGCCTCGCCCCCACCGCGGTGACGTTCACCCTGGCCCTGCCCCTCCGCGTGCCGGGCACCTTCGGGCAGATGTCGGCTCCGCTCCTGGCGCTCGGGCTCGCCCTGCTGCTGGCCCTCGTCCCCCTGGCGCTGTGGCTCCTGGGCGCCAACCGGCGGCTGCGCGTGGGTGACACGTGGGGCTGCGGCCGCATCGGCCAGACGGCGCGCATGGAGTACACCGCCACCGCCTTCGCCGAGCCGTTGAGGCGCATCTTCGCCGAGCTGTACCGGCCATCCCAGGATCTGTCGATCGACTTCCACCCGGCGTCGAAGTACTTCGTGCAATCGATCGAGTACCGGAGCGAGATCCACCCGTGGTTCGAGCGGGTTCTCTACGCCCGGCTGCTGCAGGGCCTCCGCAGCGCGGCCACGGGGGTCCGCCGGCTCCAGGGGGGCTCGGTGCACCTCTACCTCGTGTACATGACGCTGGCGTTGCTGGTGCTGCTCACGGCGGCGAGGTGGGGGCGGTGA
- a CDS encoding NADH-quinone oxidoreductase subunit B family protein translates to MRLLSKIFRVGLVTEPLPPGGADVVRLLHEVDARARRLFGRAVAIREVDAGSCNGCELEITGLTSPVYDSERFGIHFVASPRHADMLLVTGPVTRNMAVPLLKTYEATPAPKLVVAVGECARTCGVFQGSYAVAGSVDQIIPVDVSVDGCPPEPTAILQGILAAIGRR, encoded by the coding sequence ATGCGCCTCCTCTCGAAGATCTTCCGGGTCGGCCTCGTGACCGAGCCCCTGCCGCCGGGCGGGGCCGACGTCGTCCGCCTCCTCCACGAGGTCGATGCGCGCGCCCGGCGGCTCTTCGGCCGCGCCGTCGCCATCCGGGAGGTGGACGCCGGCTCGTGCAACGGGTGCGAGCTCGAGATCACCGGGCTCACGAGCCCCGTGTACGACAGCGAGCGCTTCGGCATCCACTTCGTCGCCTCGCCCCGGCACGCCGACATGCTCCTGGTGACGGGCCCCGTGACGCGCAACATGGCGGTGCCGCTGCTGAAGACCTACGAGGCGACGCCGGCGCCCAAGCTCGTGGTGGCGGTGGGGGAGTGCGCGCGGACCTGCGGGGTCTTCCAGGGCAGCTACGCCGTGGCCGGCAGCGTGGACCAGATCATCCCGGTCGACGTGTCCGTCGACGGATGCCCCCCGGAGCCGACCGCCATCCTCCAGGGCATCCTCGCCGCGATCGGCCGCCGATGA
- a CDS encoding TPM domain-containing protein produces MLALCASAAAAALSVPPPPARRVNDYAGALPPAERERLEQTLAARERESRNQVVVAIFPALSGESLEDYSIRLAQAWRIGQKGLDNGVIFLVFLQDRKMRLEVGYGLEATLTDALSAAIIRDVVAPRFRQGRIADGVSDGLDAIDRAIAGTYRGGPPSPAPRGLLPLIPWAIGIGVVVMVLATLVMGLRERADARRYGWTGGATGWHSAKTRAGRRSGSTVWPWFGGGLGGGFGSGGFRGGDAGGGFAGGGGGFGGGGASGSW; encoded by the coding sequence CTGCTGGCTCTCTGCGCGAGCGCGGCTGCGGCGGCGCTCAGCGTCCCCCCGCCCCCCGCCCGGCGCGTCAACGACTACGCCGGCGCCCTGCCGCCCGCGGAGCGGGAGCGTCTGGAGCAGACGCTCGCGGCGCGCGAGCGGGAGAGCCGCAACCAGGTCGTGGTGGCCATCTTCCCGGCGCTCTCGGGCGAAAGCCTGGAGGACTACTCGATCCGCCTCGCCCAGGCCTGGCGCATCGGCCAGAAGGGCCTCGACAACGGCGTCATCTTCCTCGTCTTCCTCCAGGACCGGAAGATGCGCCTCGAGGTCGGCTACGGGCTCGAAGCCACCCTCACCGACGCCCTCAGCGCCGCCATCATCCGTGACGTGGTGGCGCCGCGCTTCCGCCAGGGGCGGATCGCCGACGGCGTCAGCGACGGGCTCGACGCCATCGACCGGGCGATTGCCGGGACGTATCGAGGCGGCCCGCCATCCCCCGCGCCGCGGGGCCTGCTCCCGCTCATCCCCTGGGCGATCGGTATCGGAGTCGTGGTGATGGTCCTCGCGACGCTGGTGATGGGGCTCAGGGAGAGGGCGGATGCACGCCGCTACGGGTGGACCGGCGGGGCGACGGGCTGGCACTCCGCGAAGACGCGCGCCGGGCGCCGCTCGGGCAGCACCGTCTGGCCGTGGTTCGGCGGCGGGCTCGGCGGCGGCTTCGGGAGCGGAGGATTCCGTGGCGGCGATGCCGGGGGCGGCTTCGCCGGGGGCGGCGGCGGCTTCGGCGGCGGCGGCGCGAGCGGGAGCTGGTGA
- a CDS encoding TPM domain-containing protein, translating into MARHPRWVRRFLSGADLDEVARAVTEAETHTAAEIRVHLDARCAGDPLAQAVKVFDRLGMYRTAERHGVLIYIAVGDRKLAVIGDTGIHERVGEEYWRRLAASITSHFREARARDGLIHAVRELGEALGRHFPRRPGDANELSDTVSAG; encoded by the coding sequence ATGGCGCGCCATCCACGCTGGGTCCGCCGGTTCCTGAGCGGCGCCGATCTCGACGAGGTGGCCCGTGCCGTCACCGAGGCGGAGACCCACACGGCAGCCGAGATCCGCGTGCACCTCGACGCCCGGTGCGCGGGCGATCCGCTGGCGCAGGCCGTCAAGGTGTTCGATCGCCTTGGCATGTATCGGACGGCCGAGCGCCACGGAGTCCTGATCTACATCGCCGTCGGGGACCGGAAGCTGGCCGTGATCGGGGACACCGGGATCCACGAGCGGGTGGGGGAGGAGTACTGGCGACGTCTCGCGGCCTCGATCACGTCGCACTTCAGGGAGGCGCGCGCCCGCGACGGGCTCATCCACGCGGTGCGCGAGCTGGGTGAGGCGCTCGGCCGCCACTTTCCCCGGCGCCCGGGGGACGCCAACGAGCTGAGTGACACGGTGAGCGCCGGCTAG
- a CDS encoding LemA family protein, producing MNRTLLIVLGGIALVVLGGIGWAVGVNNDLVARDQDVKEKWAQVQNVYQRRADLVPNLVETVKGFAAQERTVLEEVTRARASVAGIKATPELLNDPQALQKFQRAQSELGGALSRLLLVVERYPELRSNQNFLALQSQLEGTENRITVERRRFNEAVRGYNTRLRLFPGSLVASFAGFREKTFFEAAPGSEAVPKVKF from the coding sequence ATGAACCGGACCCTGCTCATCGTGCTCGGCGGGATCGCGCTCGTGGTGCTCGGCGGGATCGGGTGGGCCGTCGGCGTCAACAACGACCTGGTGGCCCGCGACCAGGACGTGAAGGAGAAGTGGGCCCAGGTGCAGAACGTCTATCAGCGGCGGGCCGATCTCGTGCCGAACCTGGTGGAGACGGTCAAGGGCTTCGCGGCCCAGGAGCGCACGGTGCTGGAGGAAGTCACGCGGGCCCGGGCCAGCGTGGCGGGGATCAAGGCCACGCCCGAATTGCTCAACGACCCGCAGGCGCTGCAGAAGTTCCAGCGGGCGCAGAGCGAGCTGGGCGGAGCGCTCTCCCGGCTGCTGCTGGTCGTGGAGCGCTATCCGGAGCTCAGGAGCAACCAGAACTTCCTCGCCCTCCAGAGCCAGCTGGAAGGCACCGAGAACCGCATCACCGTCGAACGCCGGCGCTTCAACGAGGCGGTCCGCGGCTACAACACGCGTCTCCGGCTCTTCCCGGGCAGTCTCGTGGCCTCGTTCGCCGGCTTCAGGGAGAAGACCTTCTTCGAGGCGGCGCCGGGCAGCGAGGCCGTCCCGAAGGTGAAGTTCTGA